From a single Bacillus gobiensis genomic region:
- the spoIIR gene encoding stage II sporulation protein R — protein sequence MKKSFLAYIYIYCLLIGAIASLYKEETAQSTSGETKVIPDEAIRLRILANSDAEEDQELKRKIRDEVKGEITSWVQDLTSVEEARNVIRSRVPELEEVAEQVMDQEGMSQKISVEFNKVAFPTKLYGNFVYPAGDYEAVLITLGEGQGANWWCVLFPPLCFLDFSNGEAVQEPEEEESNESIEEKEELSSLTEENSEDEEEPKVKFFLVEWFEGLFS from the coding sequence ATGAAAAAATCATTTTTAGCATATATCTATATTTACTGTTTGCTAATCGGAGCGATCGCCAGTTTATATAAAGAGGAAACGGCTCAATCGACCAGCGGTGAAACCAAAGTCATTCCTGATGAAGCGATAAGGCTTCGCATATTGGCGAACAGCGATGCTGAAGAGGATCAGGAACTTAAGCGAAAAATCAGAGATGAAGTGAAGGGCGAAATTACATCCTGGGTACAGGATTTAACGTCTGTTGAAGAAGCGAGAAACGTCATCCGCTCAAGGGTTCCTGAGCTTGAAGAAGTGGCAGAACAAGTGATGGATCAGGAAGGAATGAGTCAAAAGATTTCGGTCGAATTCAATAAAGTTGCATTTCCGACAAAGCTTTACGGGAACTTCGTCTATCCGGCAGGCGACTACGAAGCGGTATTAATTACTCTCGGAGAAGGGCAGGGAGCGAACTGGTGGTGTGTCCTGTTTCCGCCTCTATGCTTTCTCGATTTTTCAAATGGAGAGGCTGTCCAGGAGCCGGAAGAAGAAGAGTCTAATGAGAGTATTGAAGAGAAAGAAGAATTAAGCTCTCTTACTGAGGAAAATTCAGAAGATGAAGAAGAACCTAAGGTCAAATTCTTTTTAGTTGAATGGTTTGAAGGTCTTTTTTCTTAA
- the prmC gene encoding peptide chain release factor N(5)-glutamine methyltransferase — MNTVFEALKWASSCLKEAGRDENAAEILLLHELNTDRSRLLASLHDSISNLQLDRFSSMVKRHAEGIPVQYITGKEYFYGREFVVNEDVLIPRPETEEVVLFALSKIETVFPGEKGLRAVDVGTGSGAIAITMALENCELFVTATDIAQASLKVASENAKRLGAKVEFVCGDLLKPLVQANQKADIIVSNPPYISLEELDTLSETVRLHEPVRALTDGSDGLGFYKRFMEELPNVLADRCIVVFEIGHTQGEAVRSLLLNAFPQAEVQVKQDINGKDRIVYAVIAKEEAVPS; from the coding sequence ATGAACACCGTATTTGAGGCCCTTAAATGGGCTTCTTCTTGTTTGAAAGAAGCAGGAAGAGACGAAAATGCAGCAGAAATCCTGCTGCTTCATGAATTAAACACGGACAGGAGCCGGCTGCTGGCAAGCCTGCATGACTCAATTTCTAATCTGCAGCTGGATCGGTTTAGCTCAATGGTTAAAAGACATGCAGAAGGTATTCCAGTGCAGTATATAACTGGAAAGGAATATTTTTACGGACGCGAATTTGTCGTAAACGAAGATGTCTTAATTCCACGTCCGGAAACGGAAGAGGTCGTTTTGTTCGCACTGTCGAAAATCGAAACGGTTTTTCCGGGTGAAAAAGGACTGCGGGCAGTTGATGTCGGGACAGGAAGCGGAGCGATTGCGATTACGATGGCATTGGAAAACTGCGAACTTTTCGTAACAGCCACCGATATTGCACAAGCTTCTTTGAAGGTAGCCTCTGAAAATGCCAAACGGCTTGGAGCCAAGGTCGAATTCGTTTGCGGAGATTTGCTCAAGCCGCTTGTCCAAGCGAATCAGAAAGCGGATATCATTGTCTCCAACCCTCCCTATATTTCGCTGGAGGAACTAGATACCCTTTCTGAAACGGTCCGACTCCATGAGCCGGTACGAGCTTTAACTGATGGTTCGGACGGGTTAGGCTTTTATAAACGCTTCATGGAGGAATTGCCCAATGTCTTGGCTGATCGCTGCATCGTTGTATTTGAAATCGGGCACACTCAGGGCGAGGCCGTCCGATCGCTTTTATTGAATGCATTTCCGCAAGCGGAAGTCCAGGTGAAACAAGATATCAATGGAAAAGACCGAATAGTCTATGCGGTTATCGCAAAGGAGGAAGCAGTGCCTAGCTGA
- the prfA gene encoding peptide chain release factor 1, which yields MLDRLKSIEDRYEELNKLLSDPEVISDSNKLREYSKEQSDIQETVEVYRRYRTITEELQDAKAMLEEKLDADMREMVKEEVSELQAEEEQLAERLKILLIPKDPNDDKNVIMEIRGAAGGEEAALFAGNLYRMYSRYAEIQGWKTEVMEASVTGTGGYKEIIFMINGNGAYSKMKYENGAHRVQRVPETESGGRIHTSTATVACLPEAEEVEVDIHEKDIRVDTFASSGPGGQSVNTTMSAVRLTHLPTGVVVSCQDEKSQIKNKEKAMKVLRARIYDKFQQEAQAEYDQNRKSAVGTGDRSERIRTYNYPQNRVTDHRIGLTIQKLDQIMEGKLDEFIDALIVEDQSSKLQRAEN from the coding sequence GTGTTAGATCGGCTAAAATCAATTGAAGATCGCTATGAAGAATTAAATAAGCTGTTAAGTGACCCAGAAGTCATCAGCGATTCAAATAAGCTTAGAGAATATTCAAAAGAACAATCCGATATTCAAGAAACTGTTGAAGTATATAGAAGGTATCGAACGATAACGGAAGAATTGCAAGATGCAAAGGCGATGCTCGAAGAAAAGCTGGATGCCGACATGCGTGAGATGGTTAAAGAAGAAGTGTCAGAGCTTCAGGCTGAGGAAGAACAATTGGCTGAGCGATTAAAAATTTTGCTCATTCCAAAAGATCCGAACGATGACAAAAACGTAATTATGGAAATCAGGGGCGCTGCCGGCGGAGAAGAAGCGGCGTTGTTTGCTGGAAACCTGTATCGTATGTACAGCCGCTATGCTGAAATTCAAGGCTGGAAAACTGAAGTGATGGAAGCAAGCGTCACAGGTACCGGCGGATACAAAGAAATTATTTTCATGATCAACGGAAATGGTGCTTACTCAAAGATGAAGTACGAAAATGGAGCCCACAGAGTTCAGCGTGTTCCGGAAACAGAATCCGGCGGAAGAATCCATACATCTACCGCGACTGTAGCCTGCCTTCCTGAAGCAGAGGAAGTTGAGGTCGATATTCATGAGAAGGATATCCGTGTCGATACATTTGCATCAAGCGGTCCTGGAGGCCAAAGCGTAAATACGACGATGTCAGCTGTACGATTGACTCACCTTCCAACAGGTGTCGTAGTGTCCTGTCAGGACGAAAAATCGCAAATCAAAAACAAAGAAAAAGCAATGAAGGTTCTTCGTGCTAGAATTTATGATAAATTTCAGCAGGAAGCTCAAGCGGAATATGACCAAAATAGAAAGTCAGCGGTTGGTACAGGTGACCGCTCCGAGCGTATTCGCACCTATAATTATCCGCAAAACCGGGTAACAGATCATCGCATCGGCTTAACGATTCAAAAGCTGGACCAAATCATGGAAGGAAAGCTTGATGAATTTATTGATGCATTGATTGTTGAAGACCAATCAAGCAAGCTTCAAAGGGCTGAAAACTAA
- a CDS encoding VOC family protein, which produces MLQAIHHIAVICTDYEKSKSFYTDILGFEIIAEVYREERDSYKLDLSLNGDYAIELFSFPSPPSRPSRPEAAGLRHLAFKVDNIHQAVEHLNKKGIQTEPIRIDPYTEKAFTFFSDPDGLPLELYEG; this is translated from the coding sequence ATGCTGCAAGCTATCCACCACATCGCTGTTATTTGCACTGATTATGAAAAGTCAAAATCTTTTTATACGGATATACTCGGATTCGAAATTATCGCCGAGGTCTACAGGGAAGAAAGAGATTCCTATAAGCTCGACCTTTCGCTAAATGGGGATTATGCAATCGAGCTCTTCTCCTTCCCTTCTCCACCGTCAAGGCCGTCACGTCCGGAAGCAGCCGGTCTTCGCCATCTGGCATTCAAGGTCGACAACATTCATCAAGCAGTTGAACACTTGAACAAAAAAGGCATTCAAACCGAACCGATTCGGATTGATCCCTATACAGAAAAAGCTTTTACCTTCTTTAGCGATCCAGACGGGCTTCCCCTTGAGCTTTATGAAGGCTGA
- the racA gene encoding chromosome-anchoring protein RacA, whose translation MNTTVVASELGVSTKTVQRWVKQLDFPASRNEYGHYEFTNEDVEALKKIKDQLKNGASMHEVASKSENHKKAFVWTERTGFDHGQKEYIIALEQKLENLSQRANAEMEHMGKIISNLEKKLTQKADDVVSYQLLQHRRELEDLQSKLVDMEEQLQKSNEKLAATEMAASIENQKPKKRLKSLFSFS comes from the coding sequence ATGAACACAACTGTCGTCGCAAGTGAACTCGGGGTTTCTACAAAAACGGTACAGCGGTGGGTTAAACAGCTCGATTTCCCTGCATCTCGGAACGAATATGGCCATTATGAATTTACCAATGAAGATGTTGAGGCGCTAAAAAAAATTAAAGACCAATTAAAAAACGGCGCATCCATGCATGAAGTTGCCAGTAAAAGCGAAAACCACAAAAAGGCTTTTGTTTGGACAGAAAGAACGGGATTTGACCATGGACAGAAGGAATACATCATTGCTTTAGAACAAAAGCTTGAGAACCTCAGCCAAAGAGCCAATGCGGAAATGGAGCATATGGGGAAAATCATCTCCAATCTTGAAAAAAAGCTGACCCAAAAAGCCGATGATGTTGTTTCCTATCAGCTCCTGCAGCATCGAAGAGAACTCGAAGACCTTCAATCAAAGCTTGTTGATATGGAGGAACAGCTGCAAAAATCGAATGAGAAGCTAGCTGCCACTGAAATGGCCGCTTCTATCGAGAATCAAAAACCAAAAAAACGGCTGAAATCCTTATTCTCGTTTTCATAA
- a CDS encoding AEC family transporter: MNFFSILILLAPIFFVILLGWFAGRYGGYDGKSSKGISSFVTKYALPAHFLASTLATPKDEFKAEIPLMVTLVLGIIGFYIIVLLVVRYVFSYQLTGASMFSLNSAQPTFAFMGISVLGSLYGAGEVAIPIAITGIVVNALLDPLSIIIGTIGEKAADRTEGLGKVTLKAILHGLSVPLAWAPLLGTLLVFLGFKAPDLIGNMLDMIGTTTSGVALFAVGVTVGIKKIKFSFPAFSIAFLKTVVQPIFTFGIALLIGLTADEVTKSVLLVAFPGSAVAVMISTQFKSQEAETASAFVISAILSLITLPILISLLV; this comes from the coding sequence ATGAACTTTTTTTCCATACTTATCCTTTTAGCACCTATATTTTTTGTTATCCTCTTGGGATGGTTTGCGGGCCGTTATGGCGGATATGATGGGAAATCTTCAAAAGGAATCAGTTCTTTTGTTACAAAATATGCACTTCCTGCACACTTTTTAGCAAGTACGCTTGCGACACCAAAGGACGAATTCAAAGCGGAGATCCCTCTGATGGTAACGCTGGTTTTGGGGATCATCGGTTTTTACATTATCGTATTATTGGTCGTTCGTTACGTATTTTCATATCAATTGACTGGAGCGTCCATGTTCTCGCTAAACTCAGCCCAGCCAACTTTTGCGTTTATGGGGATTTCTGTATTAGGAAGCTTATATGGAGCAGGTGAGGTGGCCATTCCGATTGCCATTACGGGAATCGTTGTTAATGCTTTGCTTGATCCTTTATCAATTATAATTGGCACGATAGGAGAAAAAGCCGCTGATCGTACCGAAGGGCTTGGAAAGGTGACCCTAAAAGCGATTTTACATGGTTTATCAGTTCCGCTTGCGTGGGCGCCTCTTCTTGGCACATTGCTGGTATTTCTGGGATTTAAAGCTCCTGATCTGATCGGAAATATGCTGGATATGATCGGCACCACCACTTCTGGAGTCGCGTTGTTTGCGGTAGGGGTTACAGTGGGAATTAAGAAAATAAAATTTAGCTTTCCGGCATTTAGCATTGCTTTCTTAAAAACAGTTGTACAGCCGATATTTACATTTGGTATTGCTTTGCTTATAGGACTTACGGCAGATGAAGTAACGAAGTCAGTTCTGCTCGTAGCCTTTCCGGGTTCAGCAGTTGCAGTCATGATTTCTACTCAGTTTAAAAGCCAAGAAGCCGAAACAGCATCAGCTTTTGTGATTAGTGCAATCCTGTCATTAATTACATTGCCCATACTTATTTCACTTCTTGTATAA
- a CDS encoding NAD-dependent malic enzyme — protein sequence MNNIVKTKEGYYKTALRGKDVLSIPRLNKGVAFTLEEREELGLEGLLPPKVLTLEQQVERAYEQFSTQPDRLRQNVYLNDLQNRNEVLFYKLLKNHLKEMLPVVYTPTVGEAIQEYSHEYRRPHGIYLSIDDIDGIEKAFENLHATAGDIDLIVTTDSESILGIGDWGVGGINIAVGKLAVYTAAAGIDPGRVIPVVLDVGTNNQKLVNDPLYIGNKHPRETGEKYDEFIDAYVKAATKFFPSALLHWEDFGNFNARNIMKKYNHKLPTFNDDIQGTGAVTLAAVLSAVKKLNTSLKDQRVVIFGPGSAGIGIADQIRDAISLDGITKEEAEKKFWAVDYRGLLIEGMEDIRDFQKPYLRAKDEVESWAKNEKGEISLYEVIKQVKPTILIGTSGVAGAFSEEIVKEMAAHTEHPIILPMSNPTNLAEAVPSNLLEWTDGKALIATGSPFDPVEYKGVTYEIGQSNNAFVFPGLGLGTIVSKAQVMSDAMFAAAANAVANMTNTESNEAGLLPKVDELQKVSIQVAVDVVKAAVDEGIARVVPENIEETVKAAMWEPAYRSIIGN from the coding sequence ATGAACAACATCGTAAAAACAAAGGAAGGGTACTATAAAACTGCTCTACGAGGTAAAGACGTATTATCAATTCCGAGGTTAAATAAAGGTGTGGCATTTACGTTGGAAGAACGTGAAGAGCTAGGACTTGAAGGTCTGCTGCCTCCTAAAGTGCTTACACTCGAACAGCAGGTTGAACGGGCTTATGAGCAATTTTCTACACAGCCTGACCGGCTTCGCCAAAATGTGTACTTAAACGATTTGCAAAATAGAAATGAAGTTTTGTTCTATAAACTGCTTAAAAATCACCTGAAAGAAATGCTTCCTGTTGTCTATACGCCGACCGTCGGTGAAGCGATCCAGGAATACAGCCATGAATATCGCCGTCCGCACGGTATTTATCTTTCAATAGATGACATAGACGGAATTGAAAAGGCATTTGAAAATTTACACGCGACTGCCGGTGATATCGATCTGATCGTGACGACGGATTCAGAAAGTATTTTAGGTATCGGAGATTGGGGAGTAGGCGGTATTAATATTGCGGTAGGAAAGCTGGCGGTCTATACAGCTGCAGCTGGAATCGATCCCGGCCGAGTAATCCCTGTTGTTCTTGATGTAGGAACAAACAATCAAAAATTAGTGAACGATCCGCTTTATATCGGAAACAAGCATCCGCGAGAGACCGGAGAAAAATATGATGAGTTTATTGATGCCTACGTGAAAGCAGCCACTAAATTTTTCCCATCAGCTCTTTTACATTGGGAGGATTTCGGCAACTTTAATGCGCGTAATATTATGAAGAAATACAATCATAAATTGCCAACATTTAATGATGATATCCAAGGAACCGGAGCTGTCACACTTGCTGCGGTATTATCTGCGGTTAAGAAATTAAATACCAGCTTGAAAGACCAGCGAGTTGTTATTTTTGGCCCTGGGTCTGCGGGCATCGGAATTGCAGATCAGATCCGTGATGCGATATCGCTTGATGGCATAACAAAAGAAGAAGCGGAGAAAAAATTCTGGGCAGTTGATTATCGCGGCCTTCTTATTGAAGGAATGGAAGATATACGTGATTTTCAAAAGCCGTATTTGCGTGCAAAAGATGAAGTTGAATCATGGGCAAAGAATGAAAAAGGCGAGATCTCTCTTTATGAAGTGATCAAACAAGTGAAACCAACGATTCTAATTGGTACATCTGGAGTGGCTGGAGCATTTTCTGAAGAAATTGTCAAAGAAATGGCTGCTCACACGGAACATCCGATCATTCTTCCTATGTCGAATCCGACGAATCTTGCCGAAGCGGTTCCAAGTAATTTGCTTGAATGGACCGACGGAAAAGCATTGATTGCCACTGGAAGTCCTTTCGATCCAGTTGAATACAAAGGCGTAACATACGAAATCGGACAGTCAAATAATGCGTTTGTTTTTCCTGGACTTGGCCTCGGAACGATCGTTTCCAAAGCACAAGTGATGAGTGATGCGATGTTTGCAGCTGCAGCAAATGCGGTGGCGAATATGACAAATACAGAGAGCAATGAAGCCGGATTGCTTCCGAAGGTTGATGAATTGCAAAAAGTATCGATTCAAGTCGCCGTTGATGTTGTTAAGGCTGCGGTCGATGAAGGAATAGCAAGAGTCGTCCCTGAAAATATAGAAGAAACAGTTAAAGCTGCGATGTGGGAGCCGGCGTACCGGTCTATCATTGGAAATTAA